Proteins encoded in a region of the Malaciobacter mytili LMG 24559 genome:
- a CDS encoding substrate-binding domain-containing protein gives MKLNRFSMLLASLSMVVSANLFADDLMMATTTSTDNTGLLDYLAPKYKQDTGNTLKWVATGTGKALKMGQNCDVDILFVHAPASEKKFVEAGYGENRKQVMYNDFIIVGPKSDPAKVTGMTPAQALTKIKNDKANFFSRGDNSGTNKKEISLWKTALSATPDKESWYVQTGQGMLRTINMSAEKNGYTMTDRGTWIKYVSQKGEDNSMKIVVEGDKSLFNQYSVITINKDKCSNVNTTAATSFTNWIVKEENQKFIADFKLLGKALFVPNADK, from the coding sequence ATGAAATTAAATAGATTTTCAATGCTTTTAGCATCACTTTCAATGGTAGTTTCTGCAAATTTATTTGCAGATGATTTAATGATGGCAACAACAACAAGTACGGATAATACAGGGTTATTAGACTATTTAGCTCCAAAATATAAACAAGATACTGGTAATACTTTAAAATGGGTTGCAACAGGTACTGGAAAAGCGCTTAAAATGGGACAAAATTGTGATGTTGATATTTTATTTGTACATGCACCAGCTTCTGAGAAAAAATTTGTTGAAGCAGGGTATGGAGAAAATAGAAAACAAGTAATGTACAATGATTTTATTATTGTTGGACCAAAATCAGATCCAGCAAAAGTTACTGGTATGACACCAGCACAAGCTTTAACTAAAATTAAAAATGATAAAGCAAACTTTTTTAGTAGAGGGGATAACTCTGGAACTAATAAAAAAGAGATTAGTTTATGGAAAACTGCACTTTCTGCAACACCTGATAAAGAGTCTTGGTATGTACAAACAGGGCAAGGTATGTTAAGAACAATTAATATGTCAGCAGAAAAAAATGGATATACAATGACTGATAGAGGAACTTGGATTAAGTATGTTTCTCAAAAAGGTGAAGACAATAGTATGAAAATCGTAGTAGAAGGTGATAAATCTTTATTTAACCAATATAGTGTAATTACTATTAATAAAGATAAATGTTCAAATGTAAATACAACAGCTGCAACTTCATTTACAAATTGGATAGTAAAAGAGGAAAATCAAAAATTTATTGCTGATTTTAAATTATTAGGTAAAGCATTATTTGTTCCTAACGCAGATAAATAA